In one window of Camelina sativa cultivar DH55 chromosome 15, Cs, whole genome shotgun sequence DNA:
- the LOC104747134 gene encoding protein-tyrosine-phosphatase IBR5 — MRKRERENPCSICGHYHKYEEGEVCGICGHCMPVSSDTAASPPQVVHVSAFPSEILPEFLYLGSYDNASRSELLKTQGISRVLNTVPMCQNLYRNSFTYHGLDNEKVLQFDDAIKFLDQCEKDKARVLVHCMSGKSRSPAVVIGYLMKRKGWRLAESHQWVKQRRPTTDISPEFYQQLQEFEQAIFGSGMMSAMNINDAPTFGYGFPKIDNQAQGPVFNSGTTSSIFSSPASSIPPQEFTFGATPPKPTTGGDITMDGS, encoded by the exons atgaggaagagagagagagagaaccctTGTTCGATTTGTGGGCATTACCATAAGTACGAGGAAGGTGAAGTTTGTGGGATATGTGGTCACTGTATGCCTGTTTCTTCCGATACGGCGGCGTCTCCTCCACAAGTCGTCCACGTCAGTGCTTTTCCCTCGGAGATCCTCCCTGAGTTTCTTTACCTCGGGAGTTACGACAACGCTTCTCGCTCTGAGCTTCTCAAGACTCAGGGGATCTCTCGTGTTCTTAAT ACGGTTCCTATGTGCCAGAATCTATACAGGAACTCATTCACTTATCATGGTCTTGATAATGAAAAAGTTTTACAGTTTGATGATGCTATCAAGTTTTTAG ATCAATGTGAGAAGGACAAGGCACGTGTTCTTGTTCACTGTATGTCTGGGAAAAGTAG ATCACCAGCGGTTGTTATAGGGTACTTGATGAAACGTAAAGGGTGGAGACTTGCTGAGAGTCACCAGTGGGTTAAACAAAGGAGACCTACCACTGACATAAGTCCAG AGTTCTACCAACAACTGCAGGAGTTTGAGCAGGCGATATTTGGATCTGGGATGATGTCGGCAATGAATATCAATGATGCGCCAACGTTTGGGTATGGTTTCCCTAAAATTGATAACCAAGCACAAGGCCCTGTGTTCAACAGTGGTACTACTTCTTCTATATTTTCATCTCCTGCTTCAAGTATCCCTCCTCAAGAGTTCACTTTTGGAGCAACTCCACCAAAGCCAACAACAGGTGGTGATATTACCATGGATGGCTCTTAG